ATAATCCCTTGTTTATGCAGTAAAATCAACGCCCTGCCTTGATTGCTCGGATCATTTGGCACGGCAATCACTGAGCCTTTTTTAAGGTTTTTAATGTCCGTGATTTTTTGAGAATAAAATCTTAAAGGCTCCACATGGATATTAGCTAAACCAATGAGATGCATTTTTCTGTCCAGATTAAACCGATCCAAATAAGGGCGGTGTTGGAAGTAATTCGCGTCCAAAGAGCCGTCATTGAGCGCTAAATTAGGTAACACATAATCCGTAAAAGACACGATCACCAATTTGATCCCTTTTTCTTTCAAATCATCCACGACTGATTGCAAGATTTGCGCATGCGGCACAGGGTTAGCGCCCACTTTAAGCTCACGAGTGATTTTGTGGTTTTCTTTTTTTTCTTTGTGGTGTTTGGCGTCTAAGAGATTAAAAAAACCTAAAACAATAGCAGTTACGCAAATAACACGCTTGAATATATTCATAAAAACCCCTTTATTAAAAAAATTAATTCAAAAATTATAAAAAGATAAAACGATGCGAAAATTTTAGAAACTGGCAAAGAATAAAAAGAAAAGGATTCAACCAAGAAAAACGGAGTTTCTCTTGATCAAACAGCGAACTAAACCATTAAAGGTTAATGGAATTTTCTTTAAGATATTCTGCAACGCCTTTATGGGTAGCTTTCATGCCTTTATCGCCTTTTCTCCAACCTGCTGGGCATACTTCACCATGTTCTTCAAAGTGTAAGAGAGCGTCTACCATGCGAAGCATTTCATCTGCATTCCTACCTAATGGCAAGTCATTGATCACTGCGTGTCTTACTTTCATGTTTTTGTCAATCAAAAAAGCTCCTCTCAAAGCGACCGCTTCTTCAAACAGCACATCATAGTCTCTAGAAATGCTCTTAGTAATATCAGCCACCATAGGGAAAGTTACTTGACCAATACCGCCTTTATCTACAGGGGTGTTTTTCCACGCATAATGGACTTGTTCGCTATCAATAGACACGCCAATCACATTAAAGCCTTTTTCTTGGAAGTCTTTCACTCTTTTGTCAAACGCAATGATTTCTGTAGGGCATACAAAAGTAAAATCTTTTGGCCAAAAGAAAAGAACCGCACCGCTCTTACCTAAATTTTTAGAAAGCTCAAAGTGTTCATCAACCTCATTGTTTCCTAAAACAGCAGGTGCTTTGAAATCTGGGGCAAGTTTTGTAACTAACATATACAACTCCTTAAGTGTTTTAAAATTTTGTTGGATCAAAATTAAACCCAAAATAGATTTAATTTATCGTGCTTTCCACTCAATCGGTGGAAACATGGTGGAGTATATTCTTAAAAAGTTAATGAAAAAATATTTTCTTTAATATTTTAGGATTTTGTGAAAAATAGTTTCATTTTTACTGCTTGTATTTCCTTAATGGTGTTATAATCGCTTTATAAATCATACAAAAAGGATCGTCATGTTAGTCACTCGCTTTAAAAAAGCTTTCATTTCTTATTCTTTGGGCGTGCTTGTCGCTTCATTGTTATTGAATGTGTGCAACGCTTCAGCACAAGAAGTCAAAGTCAAGGATTATTTCGGGGAGCAAACGATAAAGCTTCCTGTTTCTAAAATGATCTACTTGGGTAGCTTTGCAGAAGTGCCTGCTATGTTCAACACTTGGGATAGAGTTGTAGGCGTTTCGGATTACGCTTTTAAATCTGATATTGTTAAAGCCACTCTCAAAGATCCCAAACGCATTAAATCCATGAGCAGCGATCATG
This region of Helicobacter pylori genomic DNA includes:
- a CDS encoding MetQ/NlpA family ABC transporter substrate-binding protein — its product is MNIFKRVICVTAIVLGFFNLLDAKHHKEKKENHKITRELKVGANPVPHAQILQSVVDDLKEKGIKLVIVSFTDYVLPNLALNDGSLDANYFQHRPYLDRFNLDRKMHLIGLANIHVEPLRFYSQKITDIKNLKKGSVIAVPNDPSNQGRALILLHKQGIIALKDPSNLYATEFDIVKNPYNIKIKPLEAALLPKVLGDVDGAIVTGNYALQAKLTGALFSEDKDSPYANLVAAREDNAQDEAIKALIEALQSEKTRKFILDTYKGAIIPAF
- a CDS encoding peroxiredoxin, producing MLVTKLAPDFKAPAVLGNNEVDEHFELSKNLGKSGAVLFFWPKDFTFVCPTEIIAFDKRVKDFQEKGFNVIGVSIDSEQVHYAWKNTPVDKGGIGQVTFPMVADITKSISRDYDVLFEEAVALRGAFLIDKNMKVRHAVINDLPLGRNADEMLRMVDALLHFEEHGEVCPAGWRKGDKGMKATHKGVAEYLKENSINL